The Cylindrospermopsis curvispora GIHE-G1 genome contains a region encoding:
- a CDS encoding energy-coupling factor transporter transmembrane component T family protein, whose translation MDLLRSLPLGLYLDAPQTWLHKLDSRVKLIWLLSFLTSYVFANNYWRVLLVLLLMVVTLVARIPLRVWRQQMGWLLVLSTMVLAIIAISPDGMSIGYQPRLPTSEQVLSPVPFAKSENGTKLPSPARENYEKRHEYQKYKYILFHQGPVTISRRSLNLAISLSTIVFTLIYSSNLYLLTTAPEEITSGIESLMQPLKKLQVPVTEITLTLTLSLRFIPLVLEEIQNLIRSVMTRAINWKKLGLKGGTRVWLVVMERLLENLLLRAEQIANAMTVRGFTSPSEHQVKWHQLQLKLPDWLAVAVLIVFWGLRIAFGSLN comes from the coding sequence ATGGACTTATTGCGATCGCTTCCTCTAGGACTATATTTAGATGCTCCTCAAACTTGGCTACATAAATTAGATTCACGGGTAAAACTAATTTGGTTGTTAAGTTTTTTGACCAGCTATGTATTTGCCAACAACTACTGGCGTGTGTTGTTGGTATTACTGCTGATGGTTGTTACCTTAGTTGCCCGAATTCCTCTCAGGGTATGGCGTCAACAAATGGGGTGGTTATTAGTGCTATCAACTATGGTACTAGCCATTATTGCCATTAGCCCAGATGGTATGAGCATAGGTTATCAACCACGCTTACCAACAAGTGAACAAGTGTTAAGTCCAGTACCATTTGCAAAATCTGAAAATGGAACTAAATTGCCCTCACCAGCAAGGGAAAACTATGAAAAACGCCATGAATATCAGAAGTATAAGTACATACTATTTCACCAAGGTCCGGTTACAATTAGTCGGCGTTCCTTGAATTTAGCAATTAGTTTAAGTACTATTGTATTTACATTAATCTATAGCAGTAACTTATACTTGTTAACAACTGCACCAGAGGAGATAACATCAGGTATAGAGAGCTTAATGCAGCCTTTAAAAAAGTTGCAGGTTCCCGTCACAGAAATTACCCTCACACTAACCCTATCATTGCGATTTATTCCCCTGGTTTTAGAAGAGATTCAAAATTTGATCCGTTCTGTAATGACAAGGGCGATCAACTGGAAAAAACTGGGACTAAAAGGGGGTACAAGAGTCTGGTTAGTTGTCATGGAAAGACTACTAGAAAACCTCCTATTAAGAGCAGAACAAATCGCAAATGCGATGACAGTGAGGGGTTTTACCAGTCCCAGCGAACACCAGGTCAAATGGCATCAACTACAATTAAAACTGCCAGATTGGTTGGCTGTGGCAGTTTTAATTGTATTTTGGGGATTAAGAATAGCTTTTGGCTCTCTTAACTAG
- the der gene encoding ribosome biogenesis GTPase Der has translation MALPIVAIIGRPNVGKSTFVNRLAGDQTAIVHDEPGVTRDRTYRPAFWQNREFLVVDTGGLVFNDDTEFLPLIRQQAITALSEACAAIFVVDGQAGLTPADEEIAEWLRQQTVPTLLAVNKCESPEQGIIQASEFWELGLGEPYPISAIHGSGTGDLLDELIQYIPHSENLQENTEVKVAIIGRPNVGKSSLLNAFVGEERAIVSPISGTTRDTIDTLIEREGQAYRLIDTAGIRKKKHVEYGTEFFSINRAFKAIRRADVVLLVLDALDGVTEQDQKLAGRIIEDGRACVIVVNKWDAVEKDSYTIYDHEKSLEARLHFTEWADTIFVSAITGQRVEKILDLVNKAAEAHKRRVSTSVVNEVLTDAVSWHSPPASRSGKQGKIYYGTQVSSQPPTFALFVNDAKRFNENYRRYIERQFRKQLGFEGTPIRILWRSKKVREMEVGTLNRATRV, from the coding sequence ATGGCACTGCCAATTGTAGCAATTATCGGCCGCCCCAATGTGGGCAAATCTACTTTTGTGAACCGTTTAGCAGGGGATCAAACAGCAATAGTTCATGATGAACCTGGTGTAACACGAGATCGTACCTATCGTCCAGCATTTTGGCAAAATCGGGAGTTTTTGGTAGTTGATACTGGAGGTCTAGTGTTTAATGATGATACGGAATTTCTCCCCTTGATACGTCAACAAGCAATCACTGCACTTTCAGAAGCTTGCGCTGCCATATTTGTTGTAGATGGACAAGCTGGTCTAACTCCTGCAGATGAAGAAATTGCTGAATGGTTACGTCAACAGACTGTTCCCACCCTCTTAGCTGTGAACAAATGTGAATCGCCAGAGCAAGGTATTATTCAAGCTAGTGAATTTTGGGAGTTGGGATTGGGAGAACCTTATCCCATATCCGCTATTCACGGGAGTGGTACGGGTGATTTGCTAGATGAGTTGATTCAATATATTCCTCACTCTGAAAACTTACAGGAGAATACTGAAGTTAAGGTGGCTATCATTGGCCGTCCTAATGTTGGTAAATCCAGTCTATTAAATGCTTTTGTCGGTGAGGAAAGGGCAATAGTTAGTCCAATTTCTGGAACTACCAGGGATACTATTGATACGCTAATTGAACGAGAGGGACAAGCCTACCGTTTGATTGACACTGCGGGAATTAGGAAGAAGAAACATGTGGAATACGGGACGGAATTTTTCAGTATTAATCGCGCCTTTAAAGCAATCCGCCGTGCTGATGTGGTGCTATTAGTGCTGGATGCTTTGGATGGTGTCACAGAACAGGATCAAAAATTAGCTGGACGGATTATTGAAGATGGACGTGCTTGCGTAATTGTGGTCAATAAATGGGATGCTGTGGAGAAAGACTCTTATACCATATATGACCATGAAAAAAGCTTAGAGGCAAGATTACACTTTACTGAATGGGCAGACACCATATTTGTCAGTGCTATAACTGGACAAAGAGTAGAAAAAATTTTAGACCTGGTTAACAAAGCTGCTGAAGCCCATAAGCGCCGTGTCAGCACATCTGTGGTTAATGAAGTTCTCACAGACGCAGTCAGTTGGCACTCACCACCAGCTTCACGTAGTGGTAAACAGGGTAAAATTTATTATGGTACTCAGGTAAGTAGCCAACCACCTACATTTGCATTGTTTGTTAATGATGCTAAACGGTTTAATGAAAATTATAGACGTTATATAGAAAGACAGTTTCGCAAGCAATTGGGTTTTGAGGGAACACCCATCCGCATCTTATGGCGTAGCAAAAAAGTTCGAGAAATGGAAGTGGGTACTCTTAACCGAGCAACTCGTGTCTGA
- a CDS encoding urease accessory protein UreH domain-containing protein, translated as MLDLVLITILGFLGSFGHCIGMCGPLAIAFSFSYPEKIQSWQRQVQFHILLNLGRVFSYALVGTAIGLLGSALVQGGQLGGVGSDLRRWIAIITGVMLIWIGLTQVKPHLIPKIPIFHPLLQNSLHNRLSAVMVNLSLHTKWWTPALLGMTWGLMPCGFLYAAQIKAAATGNGWHGAITMLAFGLGTLPTMLGVSISTSLMSKDQRSQLFRMGGWVSMIIGIITISRTGETMVDYSGYAALICLILALIARPTRVLLPALIRYRRGLGVGAFMLSLVHTVHKLEHFLAWNVSAIWFLPVEFQWGMGAGILALIFMTPAAFTSFDFMQKSLGPNWRRIHLLTVPALILTTIHAVLIGSTYLGALKLTIFNQMATLLLVFIILAVLMMRSPLVWSIFKLKEFYTPLKQKE; from the coding sequence ATGTTGGACTTAGTGCTAATTACTATCCTGGGTTTTCTGGGGAGCTTTGGTCACTGTATTGGCATGTGTGGACCTTTAGCAATAGCTTTTTCTTTTTCTTACCCGGAGAAAATACAATCCTGGCAACGACAGGTACAATTTCACATTCTTTTAAATTTAGGGAGAGTATTCAGCTATGCTCTAGTTGGCACTGCTATAGGCTTACTTGGTTCCGCATTGGTGCAAGGTGGACAATTAGGAGGAGTTGGTAGTGATTTACGTAGATGGATAGCAATAATTACTGGAGTGATGTTGATCTGGATAGGATTGACACAGGTCAAACCACATTTAATACCTAAAATTCCCATTTTTCACCCTTTATTACAAAATAGTTTACATAATCGGTTAAGTGCTGTAATGGTCAATCTATCATTACATACAAAATGGTGGACACCAGCACTTTTAGGTATGACCTGGGGGCTAATGCCCTGTGGTTTTTTATATGCTGCTCAAATTAAAGCAGCAGCTACGGGAAATGGATGGCATGGGGCAATAACTATGTTGGCATTTGGTTTGGGTACTCTACCAACTATGTTAGGAGTAAGTATTTCCACTTCCCTAATGAGTAAAGATCAACGTAGTCAACTATTTCGCATGGGGGGGTGGGTAAGTATGATTATTGGTATAATTACCATATCCCGCACAGGGGAAACCATGGTTGACTATAGTGGTTATGCTGCCCTAATTTGCTTAATTTTGGCTTTAATCGCCCGTCCCACACGTGTTCTATTGCCAGCTCTTATACGTTATCGTCGAGGATTGGGTGTAGGAGCATTTATGCTATCTTTAGTACATACAGTTCACAAATTAGAACACTTTTTAGCATGGAATGTGTCAGCCATTTGGTTTTTACCAGTGGAATTTCAGTGGGGAATGGGTGCAGGTATTTTGGCTTTAATTTTTATGACCCCTGCTGCTTTTACAAGTTTTGACTTTATGCAAAAGTCTCTAGGTCCAAACTGGCGTCGAATCCATCTTTTGACTGTTCCAGCTTTGATATTGACTACTATTCATGCAGTTTTGATTGGTTCCACCTATTTAGGAGCTTTAAAGTTAACTATCTTTAATCAGATGGCAACCTTATTATTAGTATTCATTATACTCGCGGTTTTAATGATGCGATCGCCCTTAGTTTGGTCAATTTTTAAGTTAAAAGAATTTTATACTCCTTTAAAGCAAAAGGAATAG
- a CDS encoding pyruvate formate lyase-activating protein — MQILQNKVHCPNCGKMADRYFIAESQVTRTQCPACDYLMINCTRTGRVIEAYAPGIYASKIPV; from the coding sequence ATGCAAATCTTACAAAATAAAGTCCACTGTCCCAATTGTGGTAAAATGGCCGACCGCTATTTTATAGCTGAGAGTCAAGTTACTAGAACTCAATGTCCAGCTTGTGACTATTTAATGATCAACTGTACTCGTACGGGTAGGGTGATTGAAGCTTACGCACCAGGTATTTATGCTAGCAAGATACCGGTTTAG
- the rlmN gene encoding 23S rRNA (adenine(2503)-C(2))-methyltransferase RlmN codes for MSISQTPGPLKTPLLPPLLGASVDELTTWVQQQGQPGYRGKQLHNWIYHQGVRKIGDISVFPKTWREQVADVSIGRSSVDYQSLATDGTVKYLLQLADGEIIETVGIPSDNRLTVCVSTQVGCPMACDFCATGKGGFKRNLNRGEIVDQVLTVQENFQQRVSHVVFMGMGEPLLNTENVILALKCLNQDLGIGQRSLTVSTVGIPDRIRQLAQHHLQVTLAVSLHAPNQTLREQIIPSAKTYPIEQLLAECREYVQITGRRVTFEYILLAGVNDLPEQALELSQQLRGFQNHVNLIPYNPIQEADYQRPNRDRINAFVNVLQKQKIAVSIRYSRGLEADAACGQLRRGKK; via the coding sequence ATGTCTATAAGTCAAACACCAGGTCCCCTTAAAACTCCTCTGCTCCCACCCCTACTTGGTGCTTCAGTGGATGAATTAACCACCTGGGTACAACAGCAGGGACAACCGGGATATAGGGGTAAGCAACTGCATAATTGGATTTACCACCAGGGCGTACGTAAAATTGGTGATATATCTGTATTTCCTAAAACTTGGCGCGAACAGGTTGCTGATGTTTCCATAGGTCGCTCATCGGTTGACTATCAGTCTTTAGCCACCGATGGTACAGTAAAATATTTACTCCAACTAGCAGATGGCGAAATTATCGAAACTGTTGGGATTCCCAGTGATAATAGGCTAACAGTCTGTGTTTCTACTCAGGTGGGTTGCCCAATGGCTTGTGACTTTTGTGCTACTGGTAAAGGTGGGTTTAAACGCAATCTCAATCGTGGGGAAATTGTTGACCAGGTACTCACAGTACAAGAAAATTTTCAACAACGGGTAAGTCATGTTGTATTTATGGGAATGGGTGAACCATTATTAAACACAGAAAATGTGATTCTAGCTCTCAAGTGTTTAAATCAAGATTTAGGAATTGGACAGCGCTCTTTGACAGTTTCTACTGTAGGTATTCCAGATCGTATTCGTCAACTGGCTCAACACCATTTACAAGTTACTCTTGCTGTTAGTCTACACGCACCCAACCAGACCTTAAGAGAACAAATAATTCCCAGTGCTAAAACCTACCCCATAGAACAATTATTAGCGGAATGTCGAGAATATGTGCAAATTACAGGAAGAAGGGTCACTTTTGAGTACATTCTTTTAGCTGGTGTTAATGATTTACCGGAACAAGCTTTGGAGTTATCCCAACAGTTGCGGGGTTTTCAAAATCACGTCAATTTAATCCCTTACAATCCCATTCAAGAAGCAGACTATCAGCGTCCAAACCGGGATAGGATCAATGCTTTTGTGAATGTTCTGCAAAAGCAAAAAATAGCGGTCAGCATCAGATATTCTCGCGGTTTGGAAGCAGACGCGGCTTGCGGTCAACTCAGAAGGGGTAAAAAGTGA
- a CDS encoding GUN4 domain-containing protein, whose translation MNRYTKLENLLKAQDFKEADLETNRVIVEVANREREGYLREEDAEKFPCKELRAIDNLWLKYSQGKFGISVQQKIYKNLGGTKQFDEKVWESFADRVGWRRLGSWLSYKDLNFSLSAPIGQLPAAIGSVCGVKGECVGGPCGGVLPYGIASLPSCEDM comes from the coding sequence ATGAACAGATACACAAAATTAGAAAACCTATTAAAAGCTCAAGACTTTAAAGAAGCAGATTTAGAAACAAATAGAGTAATAGTAGAAGTAGCTAACAGAGAAAGGGAAGGTTATTTAAGAGAAGAAGATGCAGAAAAATTTCCTTGTAAAGAATTGCGCGCCATTGATAATCTGTGGCTAAAATATAGTCAGGGTAAATTTGGTATATCTGTCCAACAAAAAATATATAAAAACCTGGGCGGCACAAAACAATTTGATGAAAAGGTATGGGAATCCTTCGCAGATAGGGTAGGATGGAGAAGATTGGGATCATGGCTCTCTTACAAAGACTTAAATTTTTCACTGTCCGCACCAATTGGTCAACTCCCAGCTGCTATCGGGTCAGTGTGCGGAGTTAAGGGTGAGTGTGTGGGTGGTCCGTGTGGTGGCGTCTTGCCATATGGTATCGCATCACTCCCCTCCTGTGAAGACATGTAG
- the cofH gene encoding 7,8-didemethyl-8-hydroxy-5-deazariboflavin synthase subunit CofH codes for MNNITLTPINSILERSLLGSDISPSEAVILLKQTDPETINTIRETADKLRQKQAGEVVTYVINRNINFTNICEQHCSFCAFRRDDSDEDAYWLDWSQILEKSADAVSRGATEICMQGGLNPKAQIHGRSLPYYIKLIETIKQNFPQLHIHAFSPQEIQFIARLDSISYAQVITALRDVGLGSIPGTAAEVLDDEVRKVLCPEKINTATWLEIITTAHQLGLCTTSTMLSGHIETPEEQITHLEKLRQLQQAAHKKEYPGQITEFILLPFVGQDVPKPLRRRVGRDQPILADALLLTAVARIFLGKYIPNHQPSWVKLGLTGAMEALNWGCNDIGGTLMEEHITTMAGAIGGTCMEVETLQSAILSLNRPYQQRNTLYFRLSSGLNTTEKSIPGYQSKIG; via the coding sequence GTGAATAATATAACATTAACTCCTATCAACTCTATTTTAGAGCGATCGCTACTAGGATCAGATATATCACCATCAGAAGCAGTAATTTTACTAAAGCAAACTGATCCAGAAACTATAAATACTATTCGGGAAACAGCTGACAAGCTCCGCCAAAAACAAGCAGGAGAGGTGGTCACCTATGTTATCAATAGGAATATTAACTTTACCAACATATGTGAACAACATTGTAGTTTTTGTGCATTTCGGAGAGATGATAGTGATGAGGATGCCTATTGGCTAGATTGGTCACAAATTTTGGAAAAGTCTGCGGATGCGGTAAGTCGAGGCGCAACAGAAATTTGTATGCAGGGAGGACTAAACCCAAAAGCCCAAATCCATGGTAGGTCTCTACCGTATTACATTAAACTAATAGAAACTATTAAACAAAACTTTCCTCAGCTACATATACATGCTTTTTCTCCTCAAGAGATACAATTTATTGCAAGACTAGACAGTATTTCTTATGCGCAGGTAATTACAGCTTTAAGAGATGTAGGTTTGGGTTCCATACCAGGAACAGCAGCAGAAGTGTTGGATGATGAGGTGAGAAAAGTATTATGTCCCGAAAAAATCAATACAGCAACATGGCTGGAAATTATCACTACGGCCCACCAATTGGGTTTATGTACCACCAGCACCATGTTGTCGGGACATATTGAAACTCCAGAAGAGCAAATTACACATCTAGAAAAACTGCGCCAACTCCAGCAAGCAGCACACAAAAAAGAATATCCAGGGCAAATTACCGAATTTATTCTCCTTCCGTTTGTTGGTCAAGACGTACCAAAACCCCTACGTCGTCGAGTTGGTAGAGACCAACCCATTTTAGCTGATGCACTCTTATTAACAGCAGTAGCAAGAATATTTTTGGGAAAGTACATACCCAATCATCAACCAAGCTGGGTTAAGTTAGGATTAACCGGTGCTATGGAGGCTTTAAATTGGGGTTGTAATGATATTGGAGGAACTTTAATGGAAGAACACATTACTACTATGGCTGGTGCAATTGGGGGCACATGTATGGAAGTAGAAACTCTACAAAGTGCCATCCTGTCTTTAAATAGACCCTATCAACAGCGTAATACTCTGTATTTTCGCTTATCTTCAGGTTTAAACACCACAGAGAAGTCAATCCCCGGATACCAATCCAAGATAGGATGA
- the psbA gene encoding photosystem II q(b) protein yields MRAILHSCQMANTWEQFCNWITSTNKRLYIGWFGVLMIPTLLVATTCFVIAFIAAPPVDIDGMHEPVAGSLLYRNNIISGAVVPSSNAIGLHFYPIWEAASLDEWLYNGGPYQLVIFHFLIGVLCYLGREWELSYRLGMRPWICLAFSAPVAAAIAVFLIYPIGQGSFCDGMPLGISGTFNFMIIFQAEHNILMHPFHMLGVAGVFGGSFFSAIHGSLVTSSLVRENTVNESQNNGYKFGHEEEIYNIVAAHSYLGRLIFRYTPFKNSRSLHFWLAVWPVIGIWFTTLGVITMAFNLNGFKFNQSVIDSTGPVISTWADVINRANLGIQVMHEPNAQNFPLDLSTGVVIPVANSSGRYATPRLG; encoded by the coding sequence ATGAGAGCCATATTACATTCGTGTCAAATGGCTAATACATGGGAGCAGTTCTGTAACTGGATTACCAGCACCAACAAGCGTCTATACATTGGTTGGTTCGGTGTCCTGATGATTCCCACCCTCCTAGTTGCAACCACCTGTTTCGTCATCGCCTTCATCGCTGCTCCTCCTGTAGACATTGATGGTATGCACGAACCAGTAGCAGGTTCCTTACTCTACAGAAATAACATCATCTCTGGTGCAGTTGTTCCTTCCTCTAACGCTATAGGCCTACACTTCTACCCCATTTGGGAAGCTGCTTCCTTAGATGAGTGGCTGTATAACGGTGGACCATACCAATTGGTAATTTTCCACTTTTTAATTGGCGTATTATGCTACCTCGGTCGTGAGTGGGAATTGTCCTACCGCTTAGGTATGCGTCCTTGGATTTGCCTAGCATTTTCTGCTCCTGTAGCAGCAGCTATCGCAGTCTTTTTAATTTACCCCATTGGTCAAGGTTCCTTCTGTGATGGTATGCCTTTGGGTATATCTGGAACCTTTAACTTCATGATCATATTCCAAGCAGAACACAACATCTTGATGCATCCCTTCCATATGTTAGGTGTAGCTGGTGTATTCGGTGGTTCTTTCTTTTCTGCAATACACGGAAGCTTGGTAACTTCCTCCTTGGTACGTGAAAACACTGTAAACGAATCGCAAAACAACGGTTACAAGTTCGGTCACGAAGAAGAAATATACAATATCGTAGCTGCTCACAGTTACTTGGGTCGCCTCATCTTCCGATATACTCCCTTCAAGAATAGCCGTTCTCTGCATTTCTGGTTAGCAGTTTGGCCTGTCATAGGTATCTGGTTTACCACATTGGGTGTCATCACAATGGCGTTCAACTTGAATGGTTTTAAATTCAACCAGTCTGTGATTGATTCTACTGGTCCTGTTATCAGTACTTGGGCTGATGTGATCAACCGCGCTAACCTGGGTATACAAGTAATGCATGAGCCTAACGCTCAGAACTTTCCCTTAGACCTTTCTACGGGTGTTGTTATTCCTGTTGCTAATTCATCTGGCAGATATGCAACACCAAGACTGGGTTGA
- the psb27 gene encoding photosystem II protein Psb27 — MKSYWSRLLALILVITIGLMGCSGTPDSLTGDYRQDTLAVVKVMRQAVEVSPDDPNKAAIQAEARQKINDFSARYQRSSSVSSLSSFTTMRTALNALAGHYSSYPNRPVPQKLKDRLELEFNRVELALKRGY, encoded by the coding sequence ATGAAGAGTTATTGGTCGCGTCTGCTGGCACTGATTTTAGTGATTACCATTGGTTTGATGGGTTGTTCCGGTACTCCCGATAGTTTGACTGGAGATTATCGTCAAGACACTCTAGCAGTTGTTAAAGTGATGAGACAGGCCGTGGAAGTATCACCTGATGACCCTAATAAAGCAGCAATTCAAGCGGAAGCACGTCAAAAAATCAATGACTTTTCTGCCCGTTATCAGCGTTCCAGTTCGGTTTCTAGTTTAAGCTCCTTTACGACTATGCGCACTGCCCTCAATGCTTTGGCAGGTCATTACAGTTCCTACCCCAATCGTCCTGTCCCCCAAAAGCTAAAAGATCGTTTGGAATTGGAGTTTAATCGTGTTGAATTGGCACTCAAGCGTGGTTACTAA
- a CDS encoding alpha/beta hydrolase, translated as MINKVTIFTGLLSAIAWTPYLTMCPTAHGADKVTIRYGFLEESTSLTELKKATETGQLPGSLQIYTSRLSQEQRNWLVQGLRARIPINVVTLNWLLNTQLGQTVINEIAAVFDRRQDQSGVQAVRAGLILAASSPEGLSILSFIAAYPSQTLKLNLAEVLTVAKFLNMDFLQTQQFLLMNGSQTDGQKLSVNIPLDPTQPGTEKVEISKLNLNDDKRKRNIIVDIYRSNSANNENNIEKPLIVFSHSSSLVGTDLQYLAQHLASYGYTVAALQSPSSNFFGNKSKVGLNPQEFLALPQDVSFVLDELAKLNQNPNNSLRGKLATNKVMVVGYSLGGTTALALAGGELQIASLKSTCEKNTGKLSDVQSFMCLARQLPENNYQLQDQRVKQIVALKPASSLLFGETGLTKIKVPTLVFTASADYVTPSLTEQINGFNRIPSPKWLAAAVGASHLSVVDPLVINTFLSRTNPSITSREVVGDKSADVRNYVKTITLAMAAQLTPDANKYNVFLTPQYAQVASTPLFPFRLIKSSSGINTTQKN; from the coding sequence ATGATCAATAAAGTTACCATATTTACAGGATTATTAAGTGCGATCGCCTGGACACCATATTTGACAATGTGTCCGACCGCTCATGGAGCAGATAAGGTAACCATACGTTATGGATTTCTGGAAGAATCAACTTCCCTTACGGAGCTGAAAAAAGCCACGGAAACTGGGCAATTGCCAGGTAGTCTACAGATTTATACTAGCAGACTAAGCCAAGAACAACGTAACTGGTTGGTACAAGGACTAAGAGCTAGAATACCCATAAATGTGGTGACCTTAAATTGGTTACTGAATACTCAATTAGGTCAAACAGTAATCAATGAAATAGCAGCGGTTTTTGATCGTCGTCAAGATCAATCAGGGGTACAAGCAGTTAGAGCGGGTTTAATATTAGCTGCTAGTTCACCAGAGGGGTTATCTATACTGAGTTTTATTGCAGCATATCCAAGTCAAACCCTAAAACTGAATTTAGCGGAGGTTTTGACAGTGGCAAAGTTTTTAAATATGGATTTTTTGCAAACTCAGCAATTTCTGCTGATGAATGGTTCCCAAACTGATGGACAAAAACTATCAGTCAACATTCCCCTTGATCCCACCCAACCAGGAACCGAGAAAGTAGAAATATCTAAGTTAAACTTAAATGATGATAAACGTAAACGTAATATCATCGTGGATATTTATCGGTCAAATTCTGCCAATAATGAAAACAACATTGAAAAACCCTTGATTGTCTTTTCTCATAGCTCCAGTTTAGTGGGTACAGACCTGCAATATCTAGCCCAACATCTTGCTTCTTATGGTTATACAGTTGCAGCTTTACAAAGTCCTAGCAGTAATTTTTTTGGCAATAAAAGTAAAGTTGGCTTGAACCCTCAAGAATTTTTAGCTCTTCCCCAAGATGTAAGTTTTGTCTTGGATGAGTTGGCAAAATTAAACCAGAATCCCAATAATTCTTTACGGGGAAAATTAGCCACTAATAAGGTCATGGTTGTTGGTTACTCCCTGGGTGGAACCACAGCATTAGCATTAGCTGGTGGGGAACTACAAATTGCCAGTCTCAAAAGCACTTGTGAAAAAAACACTGGTAAATTGAGTGATGTTCAAAGTTTTATGTGCTTGGCCAGACAATTGCCAGAAAATAACTATCAACTGCAAGATCAAAGGGTTAAACAAATAGTAGCTCTAAAACCAGCTTCCTCCCTATTATTTGGTGAAACTGGTTTGACAAAGATAAAAGTTCCTACCTTAGTATTTACTGCATCTGCTGACTATGTCACCCCAAGTTTGACTGAGCAAATTAATGGTTTTAACCGTATTCCATCTCCCAAGTGGTTAGCTGCTGCGGTGGGCGCCAGCCATCTTAGTGTGGTGGATCCCCTAGTGATCAATACTTTTTTAAGTAGAACTAACCCCTCCATTACCAGTCGAGAAGTGGTAGGAGACAAATCAGCGGATGTGCGCAATTATGTTAAGACGATTACTTTAGCTATGGCTGCACAATTGACACCAGATGCCAATAAGTATAATGTTTTTCTCACTCCCCAATATGCCCAGGTAGCTTCTACTCCTTTGTTCCCATTTCGTCTAATTAAATCCTCTTCTGGTATAAATACTACACAAAAAAACTAG